The Candidatus Poribacteria bacterium genome has a window encoding:
- a CDS encoding ABC transporter ATP-binding protein has protein sequence MGSDLYEYSDEEQDLGKVYDRVLMKRLLAYLKPYKFQLFIIGFLMVGSALSQLAGPFLMQLAIDEYINPGISEGLSTIAILYVLALISVFVFGYFEEYRTQMIGQHVMHDLRQTLFSHLQRLDVQFFDKNPVGRLMTRVMGDVQVLNELFASGVITIFANLLRIIGIVVVMLLYNWKLALVTFAVIPIIFGATLVYQIYSRRAFREQRKQLARINAFLQENIVGMTTMKLFAQERRSHLRFNERNRRYLAANLKSIFYFSIFHPLIEVTASLATAVIIWYGGGQIIQNALTFGVLVMFMGYAQQFFWPIRELSEKYTIFQNAMASSERIFQLLDTQPTIISTAPKKGTQGLKGEIEFRNVWFAYNDEDYVLRDVSFKVKPGEKVALVGHTGAGKTSIINLLCRFYEINKGQILIDGVDIREMNLEDLRSAISIVQQNIFLFSDSIERNITLGDPSISPEQVANASKNVHLDRFIQKMPDLYGTEIKEDGAGLSVGQKQLVAFARALASDPSVLILDEATSSVDTETEILIEDALKRLMEDRTSVVIAHRLSTIQNADRIIVMHRGEIRETGTHNELLQQEGIYYRLYQLQYKGQETKKGL, from the coding sequence ATGGGAAGCGACCTATACGAATATAGCGATGAGGAGCAAGACCTCGGAAAAGTCTATGACCGAGTGTTGATGAAACGCCTTCTGGCGTACCTCAAACCTTACAAATTCCAGCTGTTCATCATCGGATTTCTTATGGTGGGGAGTGCGCTGTCGCAATTGGCGGGCCCGTTTCTGATGCAGCTTGCGATTGACGAGTATATTAACCCCGGTATATCAGAAGGATTAAGTACAATCGCTATTCTTTACGTGTTGGCATTGATTAGTGTGTTTGTGTTTGGTTACTTTGAAGAGTATCGCACACAGATGATCGGACAACATGTAATGCACGATCTCCGTCAGACACTTTTTTCGCATTTACAACGCTTGGACGTACAGTTTTTTGATAAAAATCCGGTCGGTAGGTTGATGACCCGTGTTATGGGAGATGTTCAAGTCCTCAACGAACTCTTTGCCTCCGGTGTGATTACGATCTTTGCGAATCTGCTCCGTATCATCGGGATTGTCGTGGTGATGCTTCTCTATAATTGGAAGCTTGCTCTCGTGACGTTCGCAGTAATCCCAATCATCTTCGGCGCGACGCTTGTCTACCAGATCTATTCGCGTCGCGCCTTCCGAGAACAACGTAAGCAGCTTGCGCGAATCAATGCTTTTCTACAAGAAAACATCGTCGGTATGACAACCATGAAGCTGTTCGCACAAGAACGACGGAGCCATCTCCGCTTCAACGAGCGTAACCGGAGATACCTCGCTGCCAACCTGAAGAGCATTTTCTATTTTTCGATCTTTCACCCGCTGATAGAGGTAACGGCATCGCTCGCAACAGCCGTGATTATCTGGTATGGCGGCGGGCAAATTATACAAAACGCGCTGACCTTTGGTGTACTGGTGATGTTCATGGGCTACGCGCAACAGTTCTTCTGGCCCATCCGCGAGCTGAGCGAAAAATATACCATCTTCCAAAACGCGATGGCATCCTCGGAACGGATTTTTCAACTCCTTGATACACAACCGACTATCATTTCTACCGCCCCTAAAAAAGGTACCCAAGGTCTGAAAGGCGAGATTGAGTTCCGAAATGTCTGGTTTGCCTACAACGACGAGGATTACGTTCTACGGGATGTATCGTTCAAGGTGAAACCGGGCGAGAAGGTTGCGCTCGTAGGGCATACGGGTGCAGGGAAAACCTCTATCATCAACCTGCTCTGTAGGTTCTATGAGATCAATAAAGGGCAAATCCTGATTGATGGTGTCGATATCCGTGAGATGAACTTAGAGGATCTGCGGAGTGCCATCAGCATTGTGCAACAGAACATCTTCCTTTTTTCAGATTCAATTGAGCGGAATATCACGCTGGGGGATCCGTCAATTTCACCGGAGCAGGTGGCGAATGCATCAAAGAATGTACATTTGGATAGGTTTATCCAGAAGATGCCCGATCTCTACGGAACGGAGATTAAAGAAGATGGGGCGGGGTTATCGGTTGGGCAGAAGCAGCTGGTTGCCTTCGCGCGTGCGTTAGCCTCGGATCCAAGTGTACTTATCCTTGACGAAGCCACTTCAAGCGTTGACACCGAAACCGAAATCCTGATTGAGGACGCGTTGAAACGTCTGATGGAAGATCGAACATCTGTTGTCATCGCGCACCGGCTCTCGACGATTCAAAATGCGGATAGGATTATCGTGATGCACCGCGGCGAAATCCGGGAGACCGGCACGCACAACGAGTTGTTGCAACAGGAAGGTATCTATTATCGGTTGTATCAGTTGCAGTATAAGGGACAGGAGACAAAAAAGGGTTTGTAA
- a CDS encoding aspartyl protease family protein: protein MEHTTRIELENLKDLHFAEAGIINSEDVRRLTIENALVDTGATGLCLPGSLVQQLGLTPLRNIRVQTANGPAERTFYSEVKYTVLERSHSIQVTDLPEDAPVLVGHMILEALDLCVDIKNGLIHNPAHGGAWTIKIL, encoded by the coding sequence ATGGAACATACAACCCGAATTGAACTCGAAAATCTGAAAGATCTGCATTTCGCAGAAGCAGGCATTATTAACTCCGAAGATGTGCGACGACTCACTATCGAAAATGCTCTTGTTGATACTGGAGCAACAGGGCTCTGCCTTCCCGGATCGCTTGTTCAGCAGCTCGGGCTTACCCCGCTCCGAAATATCCGCGTGCAAACTGCAAATGGGCCTGCGGAGCGCACCTTTTATTCAGAAGTGAAATACACCGTCTTGGAACGGAGCCACTCCATCCAGGTAACGGACCTTCCTGAGGATGCTCCGGTCCTCGTTGGGCACATGATCCTGGAAGCTCTTGACCTCTGTGTTGACATAAAAAACGGATTGATTCACAATCCAGCACACGGCGGCGCGTGGACGATAAAAATCCTCTGA